From Desulfuromonas soudanensis, the proteins below share one genomic window:
- a CDS encoding tetratricopeptide repeat protein: MSNKEKFLASAQKNLQKGQVSKAINDYQKVVLADPKDMRNRQKLAELLSRERRIDEAQTEYEAVAKYYTENGFYLKAIAVYKQMQKLEPTRANIYHRLAELNEKQGLVGNALAEYRTLVSYYEKNRMFPEAVNVLQKMRDLEPENLNIRVKVAEGYAQSGNMAQARRDFDDILNDLKAKEDHPRILKLYEILIPLFPKDSGMKTGMAKALIEGNEADKGITLLRSLMKDDPENPQVLAFLAQGYRKKGDFENERLTYHHLLKSAPDDLDLREFYVGACLDGGEYRRALEELEEWKKAFFDGGRARTLKVFYERLKPLVDDRQVMLTLQSVYEATGEGDKLFEVMSSIPGKEGGGPEPVGEALSGAVLEAVIPDAAVEDLEELEEIADLEPAELEDEECLEEFSLEFLEEVEGLTGAPPSQTALDEGIDLELSLELIDEEPGEADEEELEIELEDEAPDAESAVDEIDLELELDIPEPEIETPLEEEESVLELQLDEIVEFDSDNVVDEAEEVSLEIELVSEPPISLTTEDDDFLVLDIQETSAAGELQIDLRAELEEAEFYLQQGLFDDAERVCRGLLASQADLPEVQAKLEEIAARRDETSLEEESSFDLAGEMPSENRGGLMDDSEEETDRFGLDGVIGEFKKGVESQIDADDAESHYNLGIAYKEMGLLDDAVNEFDNAMRNPLRMLDCLTLKGICLIEKGDFEGAEDVFRSAMSRSELSDVDRMGLSFEMGLLYEAWSRPDQSLAQFQAVAEADRSFRDVGEKILALQKVIENEEAKGKRDRVSFV; the protein is encoded by the coding sequence TTGTCCAACAAAGAAAAATTTCTCGCTTCTGCACAGAAAAACCTGCAAAAAGGGCAGGTTTCCAAGGCGATCAACGATTACCAGAAGGTTGTCCTGGCCGACCCCAAGGACATGCGGAACCGCCAGAAACTTGCCGAACTTCTGAGTCGCGAACGACGCATCGACGAGGCTCAGACCGAGTACGAGGCCGTCGCCAAATATTACACGGAAAACGGTTTTTATCTCAAAGCCATTGCCGTCTACAAACAGATGCAGAAGCTCGAGCCGACGCGAGCCAACATCTATCACCGCCTGGCCGAGCTTAACGAGAAGCAGGGGCTGGTAGGGAATGCCCTTGCCGAATACCGGACCCTGGTCTCCTATTACGAAAAGAACCGGATGTTCCCCGAGGCGGTCAACGTCCTGCAGAAGATGCGGGATCTTGAGCCCGAAAATCTCAACATCCGTGTCAAGGTGGCCGAGGGTTATGCCCAGAGCGGCAACATGGCCCAGGCGCGCCGTGATTTTGACGACATCCTGAACGACCTCAAGGCAAAAGAAGACCACCCGCGCATCCTCAAACTTTACGAGATCCTCATCCCCCTGTTTCCAAAAGATTCGGGGATGAAGACCGGCATGGCCAAGGCGTTGATCGAGGGGAATGAGGCAGACAAGGGGATCACCCTCCTGCGCTCCCTTATGAAAGACGACCCGGAAAATCCCCAAGTTCTCGCATTCCTGGCCCAGGGTTACCGTAAAAAAGGGGATTTCGAAAACGAACGCCTGACCTATCACCACCTTCTCAAATCCGCCCCTGACGATCTCGACCTTCGTGAATTCTATGTCGGTGCCTGCCTCGACGGCGGCGAGTACCGGAGGGCTCTGGAGGAACTGGAGGAGTGGAAGAAGGCCTTCTTTGACGGCGGGCGTGCCAGGACGCTGAAGGTCTTCTACGAGCGTCTCAAGCCCCTGGTCGACGACAGGCAGGTCATGCTGACCCTGCAGTCCGTCTATGAGGCGACGGGCGAAGGGGACAAACTCTTCGAAGTGATGTCTTCCATCCCGGGGAAAGAAGGGGGAGGGCCGGAGCCGGTCGGAGAAGCACTTTCCGGGGCAGTTCTCGAAGCCGTCATTCCCGACGCCGCCGTCGAGGACCTCGAAGAACTGGAGGAAATCGCCGATCTCGAACCTGCGGAACTGGAGGACGAAGAGTGTCTGGAAGAATTTTCCCTTGAATTCCTCGAAGAGGTCGAGGGTCTGACCGGTGCGCCTCCTTCTCAGACGGCCCTCGATGAGGGGATTGACCTGGAACTCTCTCTCGAACTGATCGATGAGGAGCCTGGGGAGGCAGACGAAGAAGAACTCGAGATTGAACTGGAGGACGAGGCTCCCGATGCGGAATCGGCAGTGGATGAAATCGATCTCGAGCTGGAACTCGATATTCCCGAACCGGAGATCGAAACACCCCTCGAAGAGGAAGAATCGGTCCTTGAACTTCAGCTCGACGAAATAGTAGAATTCGATTCTGACAATGTCGTCGATGAAGCTGAGGAGGTCTCCCTGGAGATCGAACTGGTCTCCGAGCCTCCCATCTCCTTGACGACGGAAGACGACGATTTTCTCGTTCTGGATATTCAGGAGACCTCTGCCGCCGGCGAACTGCAGATCGACCTGCGGGCCGAACTGGAAGAGGCCGAGTTTTATCTGCAGCAGGGGCTTTTCGATGATGCTGAACGGGTCTGCCGGGGGCTCCTTGCATCCCAGGCCGATCTTCCCGAAGTTCAGGCCAAGCTTGAAGAAATTGCCGCTCGGCGCGATGAAACGTCCCTTGAGGAAGAGAGTTCTTTCGATCTGGCAGGGGAAATGCCTTCCGAAAACAGGGGGGGGCTTATGGACGATTCGGAGGAAGAAACGGACCGCTTCGGCCTCGACGGCGTCATCGGTGAATTCAAAAAAGGGGTCGAGAGCCAGATCGATGCCGACGACGCTGAATCCCACTACAATCTCGGCATAGCCTACAAGGAGATGGGTCTTCTCGACGATGCCGTGAATGAGTTCGACAATGCCATGCGCAACCCGCTGCGGATGCTCGACTGCCTGACCCTCAAGGGGATCTGCCTCATCGAAAAGGGGGATTTCGAGGGTGCCGAGGACGTTTTTCGTTCGGCCATGTCCCGCAGCGAACTCAGCGACGTCGATCGGATGGGACTCTCCTTCGAGATGGGGCTTCTCTACGAAGCCTGGAGCCGCCCCGACCAGTCCCTTGCCCAGTTCCAGGCCGTAGCGGAAGCGGATCGTTCCTTCCGCGATGTCGGGGAGAAGATTCTGGCGCTGCAGAAGGTTATTGAAAACGAAGAGGCCAAGGGCAAAAGGGACCGGGTTTCCTTCGTCTGA
- a CDS encoding ExeA family protein, translating into MSYAKQFGLEREPFSNAPDARFYFNSDQHKHALVKLMYSVDSNKGLAVVIGGVGTGKTTLARRLLDNLPEDKYESSLLVMVHSGITPEWILTRIAMQLGVKNPDVDRLVLLKQLYERLRQIDEEGRKAVVLIDEAQMLQTRELMEEFRGLLNLEIPGKKLLNIVFFGLPEVEDCLALDEPLAQRVAVKCRLQSLTVEIAVSYIKHRLQVAGSKRMLFSAESIPAIHAYAGGVPRLINTIADNCLFEAFLRKVETVNSEVVHSVAGDLGLLSRPSPSPIPPPKSRVALPSKETAELDDIESMLDRLEQKL; encoded by the coding sequence ATGAGCTACGCCAAACAATTCGGGCTGGAAAGGGAACCGTTTTCCAACGCTCCGGACGCCCGCTTCTACTTCAACAGCGACCAGCACAAACATGCATTGGTCAAGCTGATGTATTCCGTCGATTCCAACAAGGGATTGGCCGTTGTCATCGGCGGGGTGGGGACCGGCAAGACGACCCTGGCGCGGCGTCTGCTCGATAACCTTCCGGAAGATAAATACGAATCGTCGCTGCTGGTCATGGTTCACTCGGGGATCACCCCCGAATGGATTCTGACCCGCATCGCCATGCAACTCGGGGTCAAAAACCCGGACGTCGATCGTTTGGTCCTGCTCAAACAGCTCTACGAGCGCCTGCGGCAGATCGACGAAGAGGGACGCAAGGCGGTTGTCCTGATCGATGAGGCCCAGATGCTTCAGACCCGCGAGTTGATGGAGGAGTTTCGCGGCCTGCTCAATCTTGAAATCCCCGGCAAGAAACTCCTCAACATCGTCTTTTTCGGGCTCCCCGAGGTGGAAGACTGTCTGGCGCTCGACGAACCACTGGCCCAACGGGTCGCTGTGAAATGCCGTCTGCAGTCCCTGACCGTTGAAATCGCTGTTTCCTATATCAAACACCGGCTTCAGGTCGCCGGTTCGAAGCGGATGCTCTTTTCCGCCGAATCGATCCCCGCCATCCATGCCTATGCCGGCGGTGTGCCGCGCTTGATCAACACCATTGCCGACAACTGCCTCTTCGAGGCCTTCCTGCGCAAGGTCGAAACGGTCAACAGCGAAGTCGTTCACAGTGTTGCCGGTGATCTCGGCCTCCTCAGCCGCCCGTCGCCCTCCCCGATTCCGCCTCCCAAGAGCCGGGTCGCTCTGCCGAGCAAGGAAACGGCGGAACTCGACGATATTGAAAGCATGCTCGATCGCCTGGAGCAGAAACTCTAG
- the mutL gene encoding DNA mismatch repair endonuclease MutL, protein MKHSIQILPEHLCNKIAAGEVVERPASVVKELLENSLDAGAREIRVEVDGGGKRLVRVVDDGMGMGQDDAFLCLERHATSKIRSDDDLFSLRTLGFRGEALPSIAAVSRLTLRSRSAESLEGWEIYAEGGTVKRAGEVGIPVGTTIEVRDLFFNTPARRKFLRRDETEIGHIADIVTRLALAHPEVQFSLVHNGRPLIEAYRQTRLSERVGALLGRPLLGDLIPLERDGGEGLRLHGLVGHPGVSRSTTGAVYTFINGRYIRDRVVQHALLEGYRNLLEKGRYPVVILFLEIDPALVDVNVHPTKHEVRFQDQKLVHDFIVVAVRDILRPSGWLPVREGGDKTSLAGSPPLPPLTVGSSPAPLERIQDSLQAYARTSAFSSAAEPRRLPGPFRISASPQAPEEKGFFSSLEILGQYRRSYVLCQDGDDLILIDQHAAHERIGFERLKSQYSQGRVEGQSLLFPAIIELDFRESAALAGHLDDLARLGFDLEPFGGNAWALKGVPRILSDGAAERLVRDVAGEVAALGKSGLVEEALDNILILMACHGMLRANQSLAHPEIEALLRDLDQVDFSAHCPHGRPVMKRMTLGEIERMFKRG, encoded by the coding sequence GTGAAACATAGCATCCAGATCCTTCCCGAACATCTCTGCAACAAGATAGCCGCCGGAGAGGTCGTCGAACGTCCGGCGTCGGTGGTGAAGGAACTCCTGGAAAATTCCCTCGATGCCGGCGCCCGGGAGATCCGGGTGGAAGTCGATGGCGGCGGCAAGAGGCTCGTGCGAGTCGTGGACGACGGCATGGGGATGGGGCAGGACGATGCCTTCCTCTGTCTGGAACGCCACGCCACCAGCAAGATCCGCTCCGACGACGACCTTTTTTCCTTGCGCACCCTCGGGTTTCGCGGCGAGGCCCTGCCGTCCATCGCCGCCGTCTCCCGCCTGACTCTGCGCAGCCGCTCCGCGGAATCGCTGGAGGGGTGGGAGATTTACGCCGAAGGGGGGACGGTGAAGCGGGCGGGGGAGGTGGGGATTCCCGTCGGTACGACCATCGAGGTTCGCGACCTGTTCTTCAATACTCCGGCCCGCCGCAAATTTTTGCGCCGGGACGAAACGGAGATCGGCCACATCGCCGACATCGTCACCCGCCTTGCCCTGGCCCACCCCGAGGTCCAGTTCAGTCTTGTGCACAACGGCCGGCCGCTCATCGAGGCCTATCGGCAGACGCGGCTCAGCGAACGGGTCGGCGCTCTCCTCGGGCGGCCGCTCCTTGGCGACCTGATCCCCCTGGAACGCGACGGTGGCGAGGGGCTGCGTCTGCACGGTCTCGTCGGCCATCCCGGGGTGAGCCGCTCGACGACGGGGGCCGTCTACACCTTCATCAACGGCCGTTACATCCGCGACCGGGTGGTACAGCACGCCCTGCTCGAAGGGTACCGCAATCTCCTGGAGAAGGGTCGCTATCCCGTCGTCATCCTCTTTCTCGAGATCGACCCGGCCCTGGTGGATGTCAATGTCCATCCGACCAAGCATGAGGTGCGCTTTCAGGACCAGAAGCTGGTCCATGATTTCATCGTCGTCGCGGTGCGTGACATCCTGCGCCCTTCGGGGTGGCTCCCTGTCCGGGAAGGAGGGGACAAGACGTCGTTGGCCGGCTCCCCGCCTCTGCCTCCGCTCACTGTCGGGTCCTCACCCGCCCCCCTCGAACGGATTCAGGATTCCCTCCAGGCCTACGCCCGCACTTCGGCCTTTTCCTCTGCCGCGGAACCGCGCCGCCTTCCCGGGCCCTTCCGAATCTCCGCGTCGCCGCAGGCACCGGAGGAGAAGGGGTTCTTTTCCTCCCTGGAGATCCTCGGCCAGTATCGACGCAGCTACGTCCTCTGTCAGGACGGCGACGACCTGATCCTCATCGACCAGCATGCCGCCCACGAACGGATCGGCTTTGAGCGCCTCAAGAGCCAGTACTCCCAGGGGAGGGTGGAGGGGCAATCTCTGCTTTTTCCGGCGATCATCGAACTCGATTTCCGGGAGAGCGCCGCCCTGGCCGGCCATCTCGACGATCTGGCGCGACTGGGGTTCGATCTCGAGCCCTTCGGAGGGAATGCCTGGGCCCTGAAAGGGGTTCCGCGGATACTCTCCGACGGCGCGGCCGAGCGTCTGGTGCGGGATGTGGCCGGCGAGGTGGCCGCCCTGGGGAAGAGCGGCCTGGTGGAGGAGGCCCTCGACAACATCCTGATTCTCATGGCCTGCCACGGCATGCTGCGGGCCAACCAGTCCCTCGCCCATCCGGAGATCGAGGCGTTGCTGCGCGATCTCGATCAGGTCGACTTCAGCGCCCACTGTCCCCACGGCCGCCCGGTGATGAAGCGAATGACCCTCGGCGAAATCGAACGGATGTTTAAACGCGGATGA
- the miaA gene encoding tRNA (adenosine(37)-N6)-dimethylallyltransferase MiaA translates to MGRTTGDETHPPLVVICGPTAAGKTALSLDLAERFDAEIVSADSRQVYRGMDIGTAKATAEERARIPHHLLDVAEVDEDYSVADFAVQGRRAILDIAARGKRPFVVGGTGLYIRALTEGLLDAPAGDPQVRQAILDRGEAEGEGALYRRLQLIDPPLAERLKPRDQVRIVRGLEVFEISGRRLSDLQEGHGFAEQPYPLLVIGVTLARQELYRRIDDRVEAMVAGGLVEEVRALLARGFSPGLKALRTIGYQEIIRHLAGEISLDEAVALIQRDSRRYAKRQLTWFRRDKKIIWVDSLRESAKIPQMTELFYAAKRSGHAQNPI, encoded by the coding sequence ATGGGGAGGACGACAGGGGATGAAACGCACCCCCCGCTGGTGGTGATCTGCGGGCCGACAGCTGCCGGAAAGACGGCTCTTTCCCTCGATTTGGCCGAGCGCTTCGACGCCGAGATCGTCTCCGCCGATTCGCGGCAGGTTTATCGCGGCATGGATATCGGCACCGCCAAGGCGACGGCGGAGGAACGGGCTAGAATCCCCCACCATCTCCTCGATGTGGCCGAGGTGGACGAAGACTATTCCGTCGCCGACTTCGCCGTCCAGGGACGCCGGGCGATTCTCGATATCGCGGCGCGGGGGAAGCGTCCCTTCGTTGTCGGGGGGACCGGTCTCTATATCCGCGCCCTCACTGAAGGGCTCCTCGATGCCCCCGCCGGCGATCCCCAGGTGCGCCAGGCGATTCTCGACCGGGGTGAAGCGGAAGGAGAGGGGGCCCTCTACCGGCGGTTGCAGTTGATCGACCCTCCCCTGGCCGAGCGCCTTAAACCCCGCGACCAGGTGCGGATTGTCCGGGGGCTCGAAGTCTTTGAAATCTCCGGACGGCGCCTCTCCGATCTTCAGGAAGGGCACGGCTTCGCCGAACAACCCTATCCGCTCCTGGTTATCGGCGTCACCCTTGCGCGCCAGGAACTGTACCGCCGGATCGATGACCGGGTCGAGGCCATGGTCGCCGGAGGGCTCGTCGAGGAGGTACGCGCCCTTCTTGCCCGGGGTTTTTCCCCCGGGCTCAAGGCGCTGCGCACTATCGGCTATCAGGAGATCATCCGTCATCTTGCCGGAGAGATCTCTCTGGACGAGGCCGTCGCCCTGATCCAGCGGGACAGCCGCCGCTACGCCAAGCGTCAGTTGACCTGGTTCCGCCGCGACAAAAAAATAATTTGGGTTGATTCCTTGCGAGAGTCTGCTAAAATCCCCCAAATGACTGAACTTTTTTATGCAGCTAAAAGGAGCGGACATGCCCAAAACCCCATTTAA
- the hfq gene encoding RNA chaperone Hfq has translation MPKTPFNIQDQYLNQARKERIRVTVVMMSGEKLEGYIKSFDSFCLLVESSGDILLYKHAICSITSSDGQFRLHGGRE, from the coding sequence ATGCCCAAAACCCCATTTAACATTCAGGACCAGTATCTCAATCAGGCCCGCAAAGAGCGGATCCGGGTGACCGTTGTGATGATGTCGGGGGAAAAACTCGAAGGGTACATCAAATCCTTTGACAGCTTCTGCCTCCTCGTCGAGAGCAGTGGCGATATACTCCTTTATAAGCATGCCATCTGCTCCATCACCTCCTCCGACGGCCAGTTCCGCCTTCACGGCGGCAGGGAATAG
- the pgsA gene encoding CDP-diacylglycerol--glycerol-3-phosphate 3-phosphatidyltransferase, which yields MNLPNALTLLRILLVPVFLIAVIYRALGVAFVLFTVAALTDLLDGYLARRLGQKTFLGAFLDPVADKLLMTVSFVSLAVVGLLPPWLAVLAVAKDLFVSIGMAVLYFSGQQVAALPTLWGKQTTFLQVIVVALALLFPLSGRGPESLWWLFVLAGGVTIFSGMHYIFTGIRSLPQEPGADAGPTERS from the coding sequence ATGAATCTCCCCAATGCCCTGACCCTGCTGCGCATCCTGCTGGTCCCGGTTTTTCTGATCGCCGTCATTTACCGGGCGCTGGGCGTAGCCTTCGTCCTCTTCACCGTCGCCGCCCTGACCGATCTCCTCGACGGTTACCTGGCCAGACGCTTGGGGCAGAAGACCTTCCTCGGCGCCTTTCTCGATCCGGTGGCCGACAAACTGCTGATGACCGTCTCCTTCGTCTCCCTGGCCGTCGTCGGACTCCTGCCGCCGTGGCTGGCGGTGCTCGCCGTTGCCAAGGACCTGTTCGTTTCCATCGGCATGGCGGTTCTCTATTTTTCCGGACAGCAGGTGGCGGCGCTGCCGACGTTGTGGGGAAAACAGACGACCTTTCTGCAGGTGATCGTCGTGGCCCTGGCGCTTCTCTTTCCTCTGTCGGGGAGAGGGCCCGAATCTCTGTGGTGGCTTTTCGTTCTTGCCGGAGGAGTCACCATCTTCTCCGGAATGCATTATATCTTCACCGGTATCCGCTCCCTGCCGCAGGAGCCCGGAGCGGACGCCGGCCCAACCGAGAGATCCTGA
- a CDS encoding AI-2E family transporter, with translation MFRNPWVLVATLAGIVLCSLFLVTIRSIAVPFLLALILAYFLDPAADYLEARRFSRPLAVCTVFAAFLVAAAAVLAFLIPAVRSEVALMQKALPTYAESLYRAVPSPLADFLGIAGGEDLQGLVDRAIDAGRNLSSDVLKQIAVFLSRAFSSTFGFLLAVLGYFIIPVYLFYLLRDFDRMKAGVADLIPLRHRRQILDLGGEIDGVLSGFIRGQLSVCLVLAVLYSLGLAVIGIDLALVIGIVSGMAFIIPYLGTILGIIAATIMAALKFHDLLHPLLAIGWFLLVQGLEGAVITPFLVGDRVGLHPLATILAVLIGGELFGFLGLLLAVPVAASANVLWRRLLVTYRGSAFFAAPADKGKI, from the coding sequence ATGTTTCGTAATCCCTGGGTCCTGGTCGCGACGCTGGCTGGAATCGTCCTTTGCTCCCTCTTCCTCGTCACGATTCGCTCCATTGCCGTCCCTTTTCTGCTGGCGCTGATTCTCGCCTATTTTCTCGATCCGGCGGCGGACTATCTTGAAGCCCGCAGATTTTCCCGACCGCTGGCGGTCTGTACGGTCTTTGCCGCTTTTTTGGTGGCGGCAGCTGCCGTCCTCGCATTCCTTATTCCCGCGGTCCGGAGCGAAGTGGCCCTCATGCAGAAGGCCCTGCCGACCTACGCCGAAAGTCTCTACCGTGCCGTTCCGTCCCCCCTGGCCGATTTCCTGGGGATTGCCGGGGGAGAGGATCTGCAGGGTCTCGTCGACCGCGCCATCGATGCCGGCAGGAACCTTTCCAGCGACGTTCTCAAACAGATCGCCGTCTTCCTCTCCCGGGCCTTTTCCTCCACCTTCGGCTTTCTTCTGGCGGTGCTCGGCTATTTCATCATTCCCGTCTACCTCTTCTACCTGCTGCGGGATTTCGACCGCATGAAGGCAGGAGTCGCCGACCTCATCCCCCTCCGCCACCGACGGCAGATCCTTGACCTGGGGGGGGAGATCGACGGGGTTCTCAGCGGTTTTATCCGCGGCCAGCTCAGCGTCTGTTTAGTCCTGGCGGTCCTCTACAGCCTCGGTCTGGCGGTCATCGGCATCGATCTGGCCCTGGTGATCGGCATCGTTTCGGGGATGGCTTTCATCATCCCCTATCTGGGGACGATCCTCGGCATCATCGCCGCGACCATCATGGCCGCCCTCAAGTTTCACGACCTCCTCCACCCCCTGCTGGCCATCGGCTGGTTCCTCCTCGTTCAGGGGCTCGAAGGGGCGGTCATCACACCCTTTCTGGTGGGCGACCGGGTCGGACTCCATCCTCTGGCGACCATCCTCGCCGTTCTCATCGGCGGCGAACTCTTCGGCTTTCTCGGGCTGCTGCTGGCGGTCCCTGTCGCCGCCTCGGCCAATGTCCTGTGGCGCCGCCTGCTCGTGACCTATCGGGGGTCGGCCTTTTTCGCCGCTCCGGCCGACAAGGGGAAGATTTGA
- a CDS encoding DUF512 domain-containing protein — protein sequence MLEILAVEPGSIAEELELQAGDVLLAVNDKPLRDQIDFQVYTAVEDLVLEVRRKDGEMWELELEKDAFEPLGLHFEHPDPTECGNNCIFCFVHQLPRGLRRTLYVKDEDYRFSYLYGSYVTLTNISDADMERIIEQRLSPLYVSVHATDEELRTRLIGRQGPPVLDLLERLTAAGIEVHTQIVLCPGFNDGAQLERTIGDLYALHPGIRTLAVVPVGLTGYRERLPQLRPLDAAGAAAVLETLHRFQERYLAEAGTRFVFAADELYLKAGVEFPALEAYEELSQVENGVGLIPVFRADAGDVLQEARKLRAGAVSTFTGASASGELTRFAAALAAKTGVKIHLHTIRNDFFGGEVTVAGLIAGADLIAQLKGKELGEALLVPDVVLRDGEDVFLDDLTLPQLAQALGVAVFKIDSTPWGLLEGLEELFR from the coding sequence ATGCTGGAGATTCTAGCCGTCGAACCGGGGAGCATCGCCGAAGAGCTGGAGCTGCAGGCCGGAGACGTCCTTCTTGCCGTCAACGACAAGCCGCTGCGCGACCAGATCGATTTTCAGGTCTACACCGCCGTCGAGGATCTGGTTCTCGAGGTGCGCAGGAAGGACGGCGAAATGTGGGAGCTGGAACTGGAGAAGGATGCCTTTGAGCCCCTCGGTCTCCACTTCGAACACCCCGATCCGACCGAGTGCGGCAACAACTGCATCTTCTGCTTCGTCCACCAGCTCCCCCGGGGACTGCGCCGCACCCTCTATGTCAAGGACGAGGATTACCGCTTCTCCTACCTCTACGGCTCCTACGTCACCCTGACCAATATCAGCGATGCCGACATGGAGCGGATCATCGAACAGCGCCTCTCCCCCCTCTATGTCTCGGTGCATGCCACGGACGAAGAACTGCGCACACGGCTCATCGGCCGTCAGGGGCCGCCGGTCCTCGACCTCCTTGAGCGCCTGACCGCCGCCGGAATCGAGGTCCATACCCAGATCGTCCTCTGCCCCGGCTTCAACGACGGGGCGCAGCTCGAGCGCACCATCGGCGACCTCTACGCCCTGCATCCGGGGATTCGCACCCTGGCGGTGGTCCCCGTCGGCCTCACCGGCTATCGGGAGCGCCTCCCCCAGCTTCGCCCCCTGGACGCCGCCGGGGCCGCCGCGGTTCTTGAAACCCTGCATCGTTTCCAGGAGCGTTATCTCGCCGAGGCCGGCACACGATTCGTCTTCGCTGCCGACGAGCTCTATCTCAAGGCCGGGGTGGAGTTTCCAGCCTTGGAAGCCTACGAGGAGCTCTCGCAGGTGGAAAACGGCGTCGGCCTGATCCCGGTATTTCGCGCCGATGCCGGCGACGTCCTCCAGGAGGCGCGAAAGCTCCGAGCCGGAGCCGTTTCGACCTTCACCGGTGCATCGGCCTCCGGGGAGCTGACCCGTTTTGCCGCCGCCCTGGCGGCAAAGACCGGGGTGAAAATCCACCTGCACACGATCCGCAACGACTTTTTCGGCGGCGAGGTCACCGTGGCCGGACTGATCGCCGGAGCCGACCTCATCGCCCAGCTGAAGGGAAAAGAGCTCGGTGAGGCCCTGCTCGTTCCCGACGTGGTCCTGCGCGACGGCGAGGATGTCTTTCTCGACGATCTGACCCTCCCCCAGTTGGCGCAGGCTCTCGGCGTTGCGGTTTTCAAGATTGACAGCACCCCCTGGGGCCTTTTGGAGGGGCTCGAGGAACTGTTCCGGTGA
- a CDS encoding lactate utilization protein codes for MDDNQLWHRRTLMEKAGKSLEKNGFAVSLHDDADGARAHLLAACNRAQTIGFGGSMSVAALGIARDLAGEGKTLLVHSRAGLTSEERLRIMQEQLCCDLFLTGTNALTLQGQLVNIDATGNRVGAMAFGPKQVIIVAGVNKIVADLEAALKRVREVASPPNARRLGYNTPCAKTGICSDCDSPERICRITTILDRRPRLTDVHVCLVGADLGY; via the coding sequence ATGGACGACAACCAGCTTTGGCACCGGCGGACCCTGATGGAGAAGGCCGGCAAGTCCCTCGAGAAAAACGGCTTTGCCGTTTCCCTTCACGACGATGCCGACGGGGCTCGCGCCCATCTGCTGGCTGCCTGTAACAGGGCGCAGACCATAGGATTCGGCGGTTCCATGTCCGTTGCCGCTCTCGGCATCGCCCGGGATCTTGCAGGGGAGGGGAAGACCCTCCTCGTCCATTCCCGGGCCGGCCTCACCTCCGAGGAGCGCCTCCGGATCATGCAGGAACAGCTTTGCTGCGATCTCTTCCTGACCGGGACCAATGCCCTGACTCTGCAGGGGCAGCTGGTCAACATCGACGCCACCGGCAACCGGGTCGGCGCCATGGCCTTCGGACCCAAACAGGTGATCATCGTCGCAGGGGTCAACAAGATCGTCGCCGACCTCGAGGCCGCCCTGAAGCGGGTTCGGGAGGTTGCATCCCCCCCCAACGCCCGCCGCCTCGGCTACAACACTCCCTGCGCAAAAACCGGGATCTGCAGCGACTGCGACTCCCCGGAGCGGATTTGCCGCATCACCACCATCCTCGACCGTCGGCCGCGCCTCACCGATGTGCACGTCTGTCTGGTCGGTGCCGACCTCGGTTATTAA
- a CDS encoding tetratricopeptide repeat protein, producing MQEVEQYLIQGREALEIGDYPQAIASFRKALKEAPETAEIFALLGEALAEGGKLSEGIQAYEKGLALAPENLDMLYDLADLYFEGQQAEKALETYRRILDLDEKEADAWVSMGLVHFSQERLEQATECYRRALAIEPESTFALNSMGDAAYAAGDNSQALKYYRQALDLDPEDPQGHYNLAEMYYDTDDLSGAETECREALRLDPGFAYAYLTLGNIYLDQEEPHKALHSFQEFLLRERSDSSREIRTEVAALVEGLEAEL from the coding sequence ATGCAAGAGGTTGAACAGTATTTGATCCAGGGGCGTGAGGCGCTGGAGATCGGGGATTACCCCCAGGCCATCGCCAGTTTTCGCAAGGCCCTCAAGGAGGCCCCCGAGACCGCCGAGATCTTCGCTCTTCTCGGCGAAGCCCTGGCCGAAGGGGGGAAACTCTCCGAGGGGATCCAGGCCTACGAAAAGGGGCTGGCCCTGGCGCCGGAGAATCTGGACATGCTTTACGATCTTGCCGATCTCTATTTTGAGGGGCAGCAAGCCGAAAAAGCCCTGGAGACCTACCGGCGGATTCTCGATCTCGACGAAAAAGAGGCCGACGCCTGGGTCAGCATGGGTCTGGTGCACTTCAGCCAGGAGCGCCTCGAGCAGGCGACCGAATGCTACCGCCGTGCCCTGGCAATCGAGCCGGAGTCGACCTTCGCCCTCAATTCCATGGGGGACGCCGCCTATGCCGCCGGCGACAATTCCCAGGCCCTTAAATATTACCGCCAGGCACTCGACCTCGATCCCGAAGACCCCCAGGGGCACTACAATCTCGCCGAAATGTATTACGATACCGACGACCTCTCCGGCGCCGAAACCGAGTGTCGCGAGGCGCTGCGTCTCGATCCCGGCTTCGCCTACGCCTATCTGACCCTGGGGAATATCTATCTCGATCAGGAGGAACCTCACAAGGCGCTGCACAGTTTTCAGGAATTCCTGCTACGCGAGCGCTCCGATTCCTCCCGGGAGATCCGCACCGAAGTGGCGGCCCTGGTCGAAGGGCTGGAGGCCGAACTCTGA